A portion of the Corynebacterium ammoniagenes DSM 20306 genome contains these proteins:
- a CDS encoding ParA family protein has protein sequence MILTVANLKGGSGRTTTALMLAQVASEHGASVRVVDAVYQGHAASTAKYATKEGSPLPFPVDHVPIYQKHPETYPLTDRILNPSSQYDLTIIDTPSHSPAAIRILSPVSDFVMIPAFPSSADFHPTLATVESVAGPCAVLLNRIGRAVTLEAEFLLQLQKKNVNIFDTAIPDIKALRGPFEGRMKDNLYDYEMVAGELQEMLRSKINVAWGTTYKPKSTAVPN, from the coding sequence ATGATTCTAACCGTAGCCAATCTCAAAGGTGGTTCCGGCAGAACTACTACAGCACTGATGCTGGCGCAGGTGGCCAGTGAGCATGGAGCGAGTGTCCGGGTGGTAGATGCCGTCTATCAAGGCCATGCCGCATCAACCGCTAAATACGCGACCAAGGAGGGTAGTCCTCTACCGTTCCCCGTTGACCACGTTCCGATCTACCAGAAGCATCCTGAGACGTACCCGCTAACCGATCGAATTCTGAACCCTTCTAGCCAATACGATTTGACGATTATTGACACACCGTCGCACAGTCCCGCAGCCATTCGAATTCTCTCTCCTGTCTCAGATTTCGTGATGATACCGGCATTCCCAAGCAGCGCGGACTTCCACCCAACGCTGGCCACCGTAGAATCAGTGGCAGGGCCCTGTGCAGTACTACTCAATCGCATAGGGCGCGCCGTTACCCTTGAGGCTGAGTTCCTCCTCCAACTCCAGAAAAAGAACGTCAATATTTTCGATACGGCAATCCCGGACATAAAGGCACTCCGGGGACCATTCGAAGGACGTATGAAAGACAATCTCTACGATTATGAAATGGTCGCCGGAGAACTTCAGGAAATGCTCCGAAGTAAGATCAACGTAGCGTGGGGAACGACGTACAAACCTAAAAGCACCGCGGTCCCAAATTAA
- a CDS encoding DNA methyltransferase, which translates to MNFLEELEELLKSDPRFVSQDGQLLKPNVHDAVHNLDAELLDKLLTSPNMKDHFFKKINGVMVFDQEKFMWVVNSKEFLPDSYTGYRNRIGLSAGGNALLGSSNDVSLVWPYKDCVLEGGQDKDDEKRDEIFYNETLAPDEIGRLLAPKAFRDVVRYDASGSSQVTELADDDNLIVKGNNLLALSSLVERYEGKIKCIYIDPPYFFQNRRGEDTFTYNSDFHLSTWLTFMKTRLEFAKRLLHRDGTLWISIGEDGMHYLKVMADSVFGSENFIGTIPRRTRSGKTDVSFNLSQDFDWVLLYTNADKGSAPIGREIQRKYFESDDYPGRPWRTADLTKQTTATERPNSNFTLVDPKNGKEYPSRPKRTWAITRETFQKHYDEGYVIFPGDYDFLNITMPVARKFKDQDDSKEKLGAVISDFLISDFLKSLLSGSKNAKGNQQIDELFSRDEFSYAKPEELLEAILTVSTQPGDLVLDFFLGSGTTAAVAHKMGRRYIGVEQMDYTSTVTVPRLVKVIEGEQGGISKSQSWQGGGSFVYAELAEQGEALMGALEDAQSFQDVEAVLSDATNRGLLRPSVLPDSLSQSRDDFKELSIKEQKQVVAELIDKNRLYINASDVEDSELGLAQADVRFTKSFYEVD; encoded by the coding sequence ATGAACTTCCTTGAAGAACTAGAAGAACTACTAAAGAGTGATCCGCGATTTGTGTCGCAGGATGGTCAACTCCTTAAACCTAACGTTCACGATGCCGTGCATAATCTCGACGCTGAGCTGCTGGACAAGCTCCTGACTTCGCCCAACATGAAGGATCACTTCTTCAAGAAGATCAATGGAGTTATGGTCTTTGATCAAGAAAAGTTCATGTGGGTGGTAAATTCCAAAGAGTTCTTGCCAGACAGCTACACGGGGTACCGCAATAGGATCGGACTGTCGGCAGGTGGCAATGCCTTGCTTGGTTCATCGAACGATGTCTCACTCGTTTGGCCTTATAAGGACTGTGTTCTCGAAGGTGGCCAAGATAAGGATGACGAGAAGCGCGACGAGATCTTCTACAACGAGACGTTGGCTCCTGACGAGATCGGACGGCTTCTCGCTCCCAAGGCCTTTAGGGACGTAGTTCGATATGACGCTTCCGGTTCTTCACAAGTGACTGAGTTGGCGGATGATGACAACCTCATCGTCAAAGGTAACAACCTCCTAGCGCTCAGTTCTTTGGTGGAGCGGTACGAAGGCAAGATCAAGTGTATTTATATTGACCCGCCGTACTTTTTCCAAAACCGTCGTGGTGAAGATACCTTCACCTACAACTCGGATTTCCACCTATCGACGTGGCTCACTTTCATGAAGACACGACTCGAATTTGCGAAGCGACTTCTGCATCGTGATGGAACGCTTTGGATAAGTATCGGTGAAGACGGCATGCACTACCTAAAAGTTATGGCCGATTCCGTGTTCGGTTCCGAAAACTTTATTGGAACGATTCCTCGGCGAACCCGCTCTGGCAAGACTGACGTGTCATTCAACCTCTCCCAGGATTTTGACTGGGTACTGCTCTACACAAACGCCGATAAGGGTAGCGCGCCGATTGGCCGTGAGATCCAGCGTAAATACTTCGAGTCAGATGATTATCCGGGACGTCCTTGGAGAACTGCTGATCTGACGAAGCAAACGACTGCGACCGAGCGTCCAAACTCCAATTTTACGTTGGTTGATCCAAAGAACGGTAAAGAATACCCCTCTAGGCCAAAGCGCACTTGGGCAATTACGCGTGAAACATTTCAGAAACATTATGACGAAGGCTATGTCATTTTTCCTGGGGATTATGATTTTCTAAATATAACGATGCCTGTAGCGCGGAAATTTAAGGATCAAGATGATTCTAAAGAGAAACTAGGTGCCGTTATTTCTGATTTCTTAATTTCCGATTTTTTGAAGTCTTTACTTTCGGGAAGCAAGAATGCAAAGGGCAATCAACAGATCGATGAGCTGTTCTCTCGCGATGAATTCAGCTACGCCAAACCCGAAGAACTTCTCGAAGCCATTCTTACAGTTTCCACACAGCCAGGTGATCTGGTTCTCGATTTCTTCTTGGGGTCTGGCACTACAGCTGCAGTTGCTCACAAGATGGGCCGCCGATACATCGGTGTCGAGCAAATGGATTACACCTCGACGGTGACTGTCCCCCGATTAGTCAAGGTTATCGAAGGTGAGCAGGGTGGCATTTCGAAGTCTCAAAGTTGGCAAGGTGGGGGGTCATTTGTTTATGCAGAACTCGCTGAACAGGGTGAGGCTCTGATGGGTGCACTTGAAGACGCACAATCTTTTCAAGACGTTGAGGCCGTGCTCAGTGATGCCACCAATCGCGGTCTCCTTCGTCCTTCAGTATTGCCCGACTCATTGTCGCAGTCCCGCGACGATTTCAAGGAACTCTCGATTAAAGAGCAGAAGCAGGTGGTTGCTGAGCTGATCGACAAGAACCGGTTGTACATCAATGCATCCGACGTAGAAGACTCTGAGCTCGGGCTTGCTCAGGCTGACGTCCGCTTTACAAAAAGCTTCTACGAGGTGGATTAG